The Anopheles moucheti chromosome 3, idAnoMoucSN_F20_07, whole genome shotgun sequence genome contains the following window.
aatcacAGACCAATAGTTCCCTTCAGGTTTGCGGTTAATAATAACAAGCGCGACATCATCCACTCGGCCGGGAACAGAAAACCGATATGCCCCGTGTGGCTGGCCATCTCACaatgtgttttgttcttcCCGGCCACGGCACCAGTTATTGATGGAGCGTGATGGTTAAGTTCGCCCGTTTCTGGCATAACGATATTTGAGCTCCCTGTGCACAGTTGCACACAGTTGACATTCAGCAAACCCTTAGGGCGTGGAGCAGCTATCCACTAAAGGGGGACTTACTACTGTCCATTTACCTTCACATTTTCAAATCGTTCCATCTTGCTGGCCGTGAAGCTGCCAGACGATCAATGGGCAAGCTAGCGCTTGGCCATATTACTCCGATTTCTGCTGGTAAAGTTCGAGTGAGTGTGCTAACAATATAGAGAGATTCTGTATGATCGTGAACTGCTATTGAAAACGATATTGTAGCAATCTGTAACGTCTAAGAACACAAGTTTAGTGAACCTATACATTGCGGTCCATACAAGAATCACTTTTCTTTTGAGCAGAATCTTTCACCTGATTCTTTAGCATGGAGTCATTTAAAGCAGATATCGACTCCCACAGGATTAATGAATCCAAagagcagtggaggatcaaacTTTTTGGAGATCCCTTGGCAACTGATGACGGGGTGCAAAGCGAACAAGCACCTTTTAGACCATGAATCTTGGATGAGTTATGAATCTTTTTAATAGAGttttattcaaattcattAATCCGAATCAGATCTCCCACTAGTCTAGATGTCTGCATTGACGGATTCAGCTGTACATGCTGGGGGATTTTTTGAAAGAATTACTGATGGACTAAaccttttccattttgtttattaaagtCCATCATGACTTATAGAAGTAGGCTTTCGAAATATCTGAATCACAAAAAAGGCCACCTTCTTCCGATGGGCAATGTTGCTTTAAAGTTAAATTACTGGAGCTTTGCCAAAATATCCAATTCATTGTTCCAATATTTTGTCAACAATTTTACTCCAGTTACGGTGCGATCTGCCCATCTATTGTTCATTAAAAAGCTAGCCAAGCATCGAGAGCGGTTCAATAATCAAATACAAATAGGAAAGCATTACTTTACATCGTAAATTTCTATCTTGTATTATCCTTTGTTTAGCAAATAACTTATTTCTGCCTGATGTGCTGATGGCCATCCTCATACATCTGGTTAATGTTTCGTGAGTATGAAGAGGTTCAAACCAGCATGTGTTTCAATAGCGTACGGACCAATATTGACGCCTCGCTAGATCTAAACAAACGAACTTCGTTTTAGGCTAACGGTTCGCAGACAACCGTCAAGTACAAGTTTTGAGCCGAAACGGTTCTGGAAATTTTCTTGAAGTGCGGCCGATCTTGTTCGCAAGAATTGCTTACTCCCTCTCCATGAGTCAAGAAGCGTTTTGCTGAACAAGTCAAATGAACCACACAAAAACCTCTGCTCGAGTGGATGCCACAACTGGCCAACCAAAAACTTACGCCGGGATGTTTTGCCTTGCGGTGCGATGTTGATCTTTCTTTCGTTGCAAACTCAGGTCTCTGGTCAGCAGAAACACTCTTTGTCACACTTTTTATCATTGTTGACTTTAGCAAAGGAAATAGAAACATTTCCCAGTCAACACAGTGGGGATATGTGACGTCTTTACTGGTAAATGTTTTGGATTCGTCAAATGATACATCGTTAGACAAAAAATCTCTACCGGAAGAGCTTGCAAACCTTTACTAAAAGTGCTGTaaggatatttttttacaaaaagcGACATGTCCACATGAGATTATGTGAATCAAACTGCTAAATCTTCCACATTATTACATCagtgattttatttcttgtgCGTTTGCAATGGGGTCCGCATTAAGCAAATCCGAAGCTAGAGTAGGCACAAGGAAATTTTACTTCCAAATGATTTAGAACTATTCAAACTTTCCTATTAATATATGCTGTTCTCCAGTCCAATTTGATACACCCAAACTTTATACCCAACTGCTTTCATAAGTCAAATTTGACTTTGATAATCTTTTGACATATTTCTCGTGTGGACTAATCTCAGGAGTGCTGGTCCTGGTAACTAACGCTTGACGCAGGTGGCTATTAAAAGGGAGGTATTTTAGAGGTTCATACTGTGATGGGTTATCGAGATCATCTTCCTCATTAATCGTTTCATAAACATGATGGTTGAAGTTGCCCTCACTGTTGGAGGCTTGCGCATAAAGCTCATTGTTAGTATCGAATATGTCTGGATAGATATGAGACAGCTGTTTTGATTCCACTTCTTTGTTTTCGTTAacattgttttgcttattAAAGCATATTGCTTCGCCGGTGCGATACGAGTTATTTCGAATAAACATGGTCCAAGCCTTTTTATACACAATCAACATAATAAACACTATTAAAAGCACTGATACTATTAGAACTACTCCTATTTTAGTAGTCAAAATAGTATCTGCTTCTAATCGAGTAGACAAGCTACGTCGACAAAGCAAATCAATATTCTTGGACTTATTCGTCATACTAAGATCGTACGTGCGTTCGTTGATGGTGAGGTTTCTTAGACAGCCGCTGAAACCCTTGTCCTGTGGTACGTACGTCCAGTTGAACAATGATCCGAGGTAGTCCAAATTGACGGCTGCACCTCCTAGCTGAAGCGGAGCGTTTACGTTAAGGAAACGGTTTGGTCCTTTCGGTGCATCCAGACTCATGCACGTGGACAACTTGCAGTTGTCCACGATCATCTCGATCGTTTGAGGCTGCAGTACAATTTCTACGGTGAATGGTTTGCCCTGGGGGAACCGATGGCGATGTTCAATCCGGATAGTACCGCTGCCATAGTCGAGCAGCAATACTGGATGTCCTATGACGAGTTCTAGTGCCAGGAAATCTTGCACGGCCAGACGAGGATTATAGTTAAGCGGTCCAATGTACATCACCAAGCCATCTTCCAGGTGCGGTGACAGCTCTAGACTGATTCGCGTCATGTTACAGGGACTGATCGGTGGATAAAGAGCATACCCACTATCATAGAAACAGATGCCAAGCATCTCGCAACGAGGACCTTCGAAGCCTTCCAGACAGGAACACCGATCGTTTACCAGGAAGCCTCCGTTTAGACATGTCAGCGATGGGGGAGGAACCTCGCATACGCACTCCGCCTGTACGAAGGCATTCACACCCACAAACGAACTGGTGTTATTGTAAACTGCAATTGGGACGTTCGATTTGTAGAGTGTATTCTTGCACGATAGTTCACAGTTGCGACCCTCTTCGATGCACTCGTCGATTCCCACCATTAACACCGACAGTCCTACATCCTCTTCCAGCTGTCGAAGTCGATAGCCGAGCATTCCGTTGAGTCGCTCAGGTGCATAATAAGGACTACCATGGGCTGAAAACCGTACATCCAAGAATGTTCCGTTGGCATTGTCGCGCTTTAGGACAGTGAACACATCCACATTCTCGCGACTCACGTTGAGAGTGTTCGCAATGCTCGCTTGCAGTCGATCTTTCGGCGTAGTGAGTTGGCCTGGTGTACGCGACACGAACTCCTCCGCCGTTACGTTATAGAAACGGATCGATCCACTCTTATCCACTGCTTCCTCGGGGATCTCTTTCACTGTTACTATTACTTTAGCCGTGACGTTGTGGCGCGGAAAGTAGCTCGACTGTTCAATCACATGGAAGTTTAGCTCATACTCTCCACCACGTGTACCTTGTAGCATTGTGATCATGCCTGTGTCCCGATTTAGATCGAAGAAGTCGACCGACTGATGACGAGTAGCATCGTGCCACTGGAACGTTTTGTCCGGTAGATCCCAGTCGTCCGGGTCGTCCACGTATACTCGACCAACCTCCGTATTGGGAGATTCGCCCTTGTAGTTGTAAACGAAGATACGACTTTCACCCGGCCTCATCTCGTTGTCATTTTCATCGCCAATCACTAGCTGCAGTATACTGACGTCGCTCATCGGTTCTTCGCCAGAGTCGCTGATTCTGATCGGTACCCGATACTCTTTCTGCTCCTCTCGATCAAATTCCATCAGCGCATACAGTTCGTCTCCTTGCACTTGGAAACGTTCTTTGATCTCGTATGGCGCGTTTGGATCAATGCTGTAATGGAACGGTGGACCATTTTGTGCCTCGTCTACGTCTTCTGCCGTCAACCTCACTATCATTCCAGGGGAGCGATTCTCTCCCCACACAACTGGCATTGCATTCGATAGATATGGTGCGTTGTCGTTGATATCTTCCAGAAAAATGTTCACAGTAGCCGGCGTTTTCTTTCCTGCGCCATCTTCGTCCGTTGCGGTGATAATAAATTGCCAGCTCTTAAAGCCTTGCGGAGGATCACGGTCAAGCGCCTTTCTTAGCCGCAAACATCC
Protein-coding sequences here:
- the LOC128302967 gene encoding DE-cadherin-like; its protein translation is MAQITSFKDYSSAVTQPTRLLDNRKSRFLECDSYKPMLKEEQSVGTPVLRVTAIDPDPRQTIEYSFVTTPGERARFRIDKSTGEITTAHIFDRDEPIREKEIYITVRATDNGRPRLDDVCTFKVTILDINDNPPVFDKVRYEESVTKDMKANQRVATISATDMDDGDNSIIKYEIVQQNPDSSYFKINENNGVLTLTKSVDRSPGQYYAIRVRAYNVDPQGEAVQDAEVDVKVRVVESNKLPPYFTKVQATPIVLNETFKNYTESLAEFDAESNIPEKPEVIFELIQGRAEQTNSKNTFLLEQVNNTASIKLGKTIDYETVTEYTLTVSVKNSHVLVTEAVLKIKVLDENDIIPVFMEVTSGTIPEDEPPGTAVMQVRAYDLDGTSANNIVSYRFDDENQHLFHIDNQTGNITSLVEFDREATDSYHLKIIAEDNSPSALYRNGKPNSISQLFIIKISDKNDHQPKFVKDHFVAENVPEDANINTVVIEVTAIDQDTASLITYSIIEGNVGDAFKIDENTGRISVNSRLDYETIRSYQLIVQADDGIFQDNATVSIKIENVNDNPPRFIDLRNVTIQEETIPPGCIMTIQAFDPDIENRDEPQHIRFSFVKEQEDLLEIDDTGCLRLRKALDRDPPQGFKSWQFIITATDEDGAGKKTPATVNIFLEDINDNAPYLSNAMPVVWGENRSPGMIVRLTAEDVDEAQNGPPFHYSIDPNAPYEIKERFQVQGDELYALMEFDREEQKEYRVPIRISDSGEEPMSDVSILQLVIGDENDNEMRPGESRIFVYNYKGESPNTEVGRVYVDDPDDWDLPDKTFQWHDATRHQSVDFFDLNRDTGMITMLQGTRGGEYELNFHVIEQSSYFPRHNVTAKVIVTVKEIPEEAVDKSGSIRFYNVTAEEFVSRTPGQLTTPKDRLQASIANTLNVSRENVDVFTVLKRDNANGTFLDVRFSAHGSPYYAPERLNGMLGYRLRQLEEDVGLSVLMVGIDECIEEGRNCELSCKNTLYKSNVPIAVYNNTSSFVGVNAFVQAECVCEVPPPSLTCLNGGFLVNDRCSCLEGFEGPRCEMLGICFYDSGYALYPPISPCNMTRISLELSPHLEDGLVMYIGPLNYNPRLAVQDFLALELVIGHPVLLLDYGSGTIRIEHRHRFPQGKPFTVEIVLQPQTIEMIVDNCKLSTCMSLDAPKGPNRFLNVNAPLQLGGAAVNLDYLGSLFNWTYVPQDKGFSGCLRNLTINERTYDLTTCVKR